The following nucleotide sequence is from Flavimarina sp. Hel_I_48.
CACCCACAGATATTGCGCACTGCGCAGGTGCGAAAAATGGTGGGCAGGGAAAAACATCGCATGGAAGCCTTTATACGTTTTCAACTTACCAAAGACGCGATTTATTTCGCCCATGTAGAGCCAGATTTTAACGTCCTTCCGCTTATTGCCACGCATTTCAAAAATCGATATGCTGATCAGGCCTGGATCATTTATGATTTGAAAAGATCTTACGGTCTTTATTATGATTTACATGACGTAGTACCCATGCAGATGGACTTTAATGAAAAGAATTTTAAGAAAATCGATTTTACCGAAAATGAGCCCGATTATAGTGCGCTTTGGCGGAATTATTTTAAAAGTACTACCATAAAATCCCGCATCAACCTGAAACTTCACACGCAACATGTTCCTAAACGTTATTGGAAATACCTTAATGAGAAAGCACCTGATTAAAATAGATACATTAAATGTACATATCCTTAAAATTAAATAGAATATATAGTTGTATTACAGATATTTAGGTTGAAATGATTTTCTGTAATTATGGTGAATTTTATTTTTTATTTTTTAGTTAAATTATTCATTATACCCCTAACTAGTGTTTCTTAAATTATATACATTTACCGCCAATAAACACTAATTATAAAACAAACTTATCATGAAAAAATTAATGTACAGTGCTTTTGCACTTATGCTCGTTGTATCTGTTTCTGCTTGTCGTGAAACTCAAGCTGACAAAACTGAAGACGCTATGGAAGATATGGGTGATGATATCCAGGATGCAGCTGATGATACCGGCGATGCTATCGAAGATGCAGCTGAAGATACTGGTGATGCTATGGAAGACGGAGCTCAAGAAGTAGAAGACGAAGTTGAAGGAAACGATGACAATATGTAATATTGTTTGATTATAAAATGAAACTGCCTGAAAACATTATGTTTTCAGGCAGTTTTTTTATGTGGTTAGTTGAAAATCTAGTCTAAACTGGCACTTTTTGTTTCGACATTTCGGTCTATTTTTTTCACGAGACCCTGAAGTACTTTCCCTGGGCCAACTTCAATAAACTCTGAAGCTCCATTTTCTATCATTTTCTGAACGCTCTGTGTCCATTTTACGGGAGAAGTAAGTTGGAAGAGCAGGTTTTCTTTTATTTCTTCCGGTTTTTTAACCGCAAACGTACTTACGTTTTGATAAATGGGACATTTTGGTTTGTCAAAAGTCGTGTTCTCTATGGCCGCGGCAAGCTCTTCGCGTGCAGGTTCCATTAAGGGAGAATGAAACGCGCCGCCCACAGGCAATAGCAAAGCACGTTTTGCACCACGCTCTTTAAGGCGCTCACAAGCTTCTTCGACTGCTTTATTTTCTCCAGATATTATTAACTGACCCGGACAGTTATAGTTAGCGGCAACGACCACGCCGTCAACGTCAGCACAAACAGCTTCCACCGTTTCATCATCCAGTCCTAAGACTGCGGCCATGGTAGAGGGTGTATTTTCACAAGCCTTTTGCATCGCCTGAGCTCTGTGCGCGACTAATTTCAGTCCGGCTTCATAGCTCAAACATCCATTGGCCACGAGAGCAGAAAATTCACCTAAAGAATGACCTGCAACCATATCTGGGCGCGCATTATTCAAACTTTTAAAAAGTGCCACAGAATGAATAAAAATAGCGGGCTGGGTAACTTTGGTTTCCTTTAGTTCATCAGCGCTGCCTTCAAACATTATTTTTGTAATATCAAAACCCAAAATATCATTGGCTTTTTCAAATAGTTTTTTCGCTTCTGCTGAGGATTCATACACCTCTTTGCCCATCCCTGTAAATTGCGCTCCCTGACCGGGAAATATATATGCTTTCATGTTGGTTAATTTTAATTGTTTAGCAAAAATAGTTATTTGGAAGGGAAATGGCTTTTAAAGCCAGGGTTCTCTCTCATATGTGAAAAATTCTATTCGGAAAATGGCTAAAAATGATCAAATAATGGCTGTTTTAAGGCGAAAATTGCCTTATTTTCTTCAGAAATAGTAGTTTTTAAAACATAAAAGTTGGCAAAAAAACATAAACAAAAACCTCATAAGTTTGAAAGCCTATGAGGTTTGAATATGTATAGAATCTAGTTCCTTAATTAGGGGAAACTACATTTCGAGAGCTCTAAGTACGTCGTTGTCCATAAGAAGTTCTTCAGGATTCTCAAGTGCTTCTTTAATGGCCACTAAAAAGCCAACGGATTCTTTTCCGTCAATAATACGGTGATCATAAGAAACCGCAACATACATTACGGGAGCTACAACAATACCACCATCACGAACAATAGGGCGATCTACGATATTATGCATACCCAGGATTGCGCTTTGCGGAGGATTTATAATGGGTGTTGAAAGCATGCTGCCAAATACGCCACCATTAGTAATGGTGAATGTACCACCGGTCATTTCATCAACGGTAATCTCACCATCACGCGCACGTAACGCAAGTCGTTTAACTTCCTGCTCTATACCACGGAAACCAAGATTTTCAGCATTACGAATCACCGGAACCATCAGGCCTTTAGGCCCAGATACGGCAATTGAAATATCCTTATAATCGTATGTGATCATTTCTTTGCCATCTATCATTGAATTAACGGCAGGATATTGATCAAGCGCGCGGACCACGGCTTTTGTAAAGAAGGACATAAAACCAAGGCTTACGCCATATTTCTCTTTAAAATCTTCTTTATACTTGCTTCTCAAATCGTAAATGGCCTGCATATCTACCTCATTAAACGTGGTAAGCATAGCGGTCTCGTTTTTAACCGAAACCAAACGCTCTGCAACTTTGCGACGCAACATGGATAATTTTGATCTGCTCTCGCTACGGGTTCCCGTACCTGCAGTTCCCATAGAAGGTTTTGCCTGTATGGCATCTTCTTTTGTAATACGACCGTCACGGCCACTGCCT
It contains:
- a CDS encoding TIGR03915 family putative DNA repair protein gives rise to the protein MQHQLVYDGSFDGFLTAVFMVYEERLEVVSLTPEAYFQAGFFAEGITVITDSVKANRVWKGLSKYAKFRSDVYWSFLSEIEGNELVLLKAIQYVLATSRVADYGHPQILRTAQVRKMVGREKHRMEAFIRFQLTKDAIYFAHVEPDFNVLPLIATHFKNRYADQAWIIYDLKRSYGLYYDLHDVVPMQMDFNEKNFKKIDFTENEPDYSALWRNYFKSTTIKSRINLKLHTQHVPKRYWKYLNEKAPD
- the fabD gene encoding ACP S-malonyltransferase, coding for MKAYIFPGQGAQFTGMGKEVYESSAEAKKLFEKANDILGFDITKIMFEGSADELKETKVTQPAIFIHSVALFKSLNNARPDMVAGHSLGEFSALVANGCLSYEAGLKLVAHRAQAMQKACENTPSTMAAVLGLDDETVEAVCADVDGVVVAANYNCPGQLIISGENKAVEEACERLKERGAKRALLLPVGGAFHSPLMEPAREELAAAIENTTFDKPKCPIYQNVSTFAVKKPEEIKENLLFQLTSPVKWTQSVQKMIENGASEFIEVGPGKVLQGLVKKIDRNVETKSASLD
- the odhB gene encoding 2-oxoglutarate dehydrogenase complex dihydrolipoyllysine-residue succinyltransferase, whose amino-acid sequence is MALEMKVPSPGESITEVEIAQWLVEDGDYVEKDQPIAEVDSDKATLELPAEASGIITLKAEEGDAVAVGEVVCLIDTEAEKPGGGSDKKESKEKEDTKKSSGDEGSGGDAEKELKQKDYEKENTNKKAEAKTEQPSKSSTPDQKQDTKNYATGTPSPAAKKTLDEKGIDSKDVKGSGRDGRITKEDAIQAKPSMGTAGTGTRSESRSKLSMLRRKVAERLVSVKNETAMLTTFNEVDMQAIYDLRSKYKEDFKEKYGVSLGFMSFFTKAVVRALDQYPAVNSMIDGKEMITYDYKDISIAVSGPKGLMVPVIRNAENLGFRGIEQEVKRLALRARDGEITVDEMTGGTFTITNGGVFGSMLSTPIINPPQSAILGMHNIVDRPIVRDGGIVVAPVMYVAVSYDHRIIDGKESVGFLVAIKEALENPEELLMDNDVLRALEM